A genomic window from Sanguibacter antarcticus includes:
- a CDS encoding DUF58 domain-containing protein, whose translation MTPPSPSPPWRRDSSLLLMAVTGIAFATAGLLLARPHLVAIATPLLLGVTWSAWNRPDGPVHVTTSSTTTTLRSDELDTTLTITAPPGATIARVLVASPGTARTETMVHIDRTRDLRVTTPSVRTGTRELFTTDLIATSTHGGWHNGIHHVQPEHVLVLPAAHRTTALPVSEHLRGLTGEHRSRRLGDGSELRDIAPYNPGDPLRRIDWRVTARRSPDADHLYVRRTYASAEACVVLAVDSRDDVGPEIATWGSFGAVRPDQQTSLDIAREAAATIARAVIDAGDRVGLEDLGRLHTPVPLAGGKRHLQRIYHALALSQPHGAPRIRERAPQVPHGALVYLFSTFLDDSSVTIAHQWHAHGHRVIVIDTLPTEDFWGLSEREHLAWRLTEIARQDRLTALISNGITVLRWTDPTTRAALQATARERRPRR comes from the coding sequence ATGACCCCACCCTCACCCTCACCACCGTGGCGCCGCGACAGCTCCCTCCTCCTCATGGCCGTCACCGGGATCGCGTTCGCCACAGCAGGGCTCCTCCTCGCGCGCCCCCACCTCGTCGCCATCGCCACACCGCTGCTCCTCGGCGTCACCTGGAGCGCATGGAACCGCCCCGACGGACCAGTCCATGTCACCACCAGCTCGACCACCACGACGCTGCGCAGCGACGAGCTCGACACCACCCTGACCATCACCGCACCCCCAGGCGCCACCATCGCCCGCGTCCTCGTCGCCAGTCCCGGCACAGCCCGCACCGAGACCATGGTCCACATCGACAGGACCCGCGACCTGCGCGTCACCACACCCTCCGTCCGGACAGGGACCCGCGAGCTCTTCACCACCGACCTCATCGCCACCAGCACCCACGGCGGATGGCACAACGGCATCCACCACGTCCAGCCCGAGCACGTCCTCGTCCTCCCTGCAGCACACCGCACCACCGCGCTCCCCGTCTCAGAGCACCTGCGCGGCCTCACCGGCGAGCACCGCTCACGCCGGCTCGGAGACGGCAGCGAGCTCCGCGACATCGCCCCCTACAACCCCGGCGACCCCCTCCGGCGCATCGACTGGCGCGTCACAGCACGTCGATCCCCCGACGCCGACCACCTCTACGTCCGACGCACCTACGCCTCCGCCGAAGCCTGCGTCGTCCTCGCCGTCGACTCACGTGACGACGTCGGACCCGAGATCGCCACCTGGGGATCCTTCGGCGCAGTCCGCCCCGACCAGCAGACCTCCCTCGACATCGCCCGCGAGGCCGCCGCCACCATCGCCCGGGCCGTCATCGACGCAGGAGACCGCGTCGGCCTCGAAGACCTCGGACGCCTCCACACCCCCGTCCCGCTCGCCGGCGGCAAACGCCACCTCCAACGCATCTACCACGCGCTCGCGCTCTCCCAGCCCCACGGTGCACCGCGCATCCGCGAACGCGCCCCACAGGTCCCCCACGGTGCACTCGTCTACCTCTTCTCCACCTTCCTCGACGACAGCTCCGTCACCATCGCCCACCAGTGGCACGCCCACGGACACCGCGTCATCGTGATCGACACCCTCCCCACCGAAGACTTCTGGGGACTGAGCGAACGAGAGCATCTCGCCTGGCGCCTCACCGAGATCGCGCGACAAGACCGCCTCACCGCACTCATCAGCAACGGCATCACCGTCTTGCGATGGACCGACCCCACCACCCGCGCCGCACTCCAGGCCACGGCCCGTGAACGCAGGCCCCGACGATGA
- a CDS encoding Dps family protein, with protein sequence MATRKQLPKYTVPTLTPDEGAQVAEVLQLRLHALNDLALTLKHVHWNVVGPHFIAVHEMLDPQVDAVRAMVDAIAERIATLGAAPSGTPGAIVAARTWNDYSLGRATAISHLGALDEVYQGVITGHRTAATDVEELDDVTNDLLVGHLHELELFHWFVRAHLESAGGALSTAGATTEKDAAQQATSATE encoded by the coding sequence ATGGCGACCCGCAAACAGCTGCCCAAGTACACCGTCCCGACCCTCACGCCCGACGAAGGCGCCCAGGTCGCCGAGGTGCTCCAGCTGCGGCTCCACGCGCTCAACGATCTTGCACTGACGCTCAAGCACGTCCACTGGAACGTCGTGGGCCCGCACTTCATCGCCGTCCACGAGATGCTCGACCCGCAGGTCGACGCCGTCCGCGCGATGGTCGACGCGATCGCTGAGCGGATCGCCACCCTCGGCGCAGCCCCCAGCGGCACGCCAGGTGCGATCGTCGCCGCGCGCACGTGGAACGACTACTCCCTCGGTCGCGCCACAGCGATCTCCCACCTCGGCGCGCTCGACGAGGTCTACCAGGGCGTCATCACCGGCCACCGCACGGCAGCGACGGACGTCGAGGAGCTCGACGACGTGACCAACGACCTGCTCGTCGGGCACCTCCACGAGCTCGAGCTCTTCCACTGGTTCGTCCGAGCACACCTCGAGTCCGCCGGCGGTGCACTGAGCACGGCAGGAGCGACGACAGAGAAGGACGCCGCACAGCAGGCGACGAGCGCTACCGAGTAG
- a CDS encoding IMPACT family protein, whose protein sequence is MTSATEPALSGRELELQSTVAGHAAFDLVVKRSRFVTSLTHVASMDEAEATIAEARRDRWDARHHCVALVVGPHAEIARSTDDGEPAGTAGMPMAEVLRRHELTDVVAVVARYFGGVLLGTGGLARAYGAAVEGAVSAAQVVRRRLVDRVTVCSPHESAGRTEHFLRDWSTAHEAVVVGVTYTGTAVLEMLVPPDVRARLDSDLASFSAGRLTTETVGPEIMDVPTQ, encoded by the coding sequence GTGACCTCAGCGACAGAGCCTGCCCTCAGCGGGCGAGAGCTGGAGCTCCAGTCGACCGTCGCGGGCCACGCGGCCTTCGACCTCGTGGTCAAGCGGTCCCGCTTCGTCACCTCGCTCACCCACGTCGCCAGCATGGACGAGGCCGAAGCCACGATCGCGGAGGCCCGCCGGGACCGCTGGGACGCCCGTCACCACTGCGTCGCCCTCGTGGTGGGGCCGCACGCCGAGATCGCACGGTCCACCGACGACGGCGAGCCTGCGGGCACAGCAGGCATGCCTATGGCCGAGGTGCTCCGCCGCCACGAGCTCACCGACGTGGTGGCCGTCGTCGCGCGGTACTTCGGCGGTGTGCTCCTGGGCACCGGTGGCCTCGCCCGCGCCTACGGCGCAGCGGTCGAGGGTGCGGTCAGCGCAGCGCAGGTCGTGCGGCGTCGTCTCGTCGACCGCGTGACCGTCTGCTCACCGCACGAGAGCGCCGGGCGCACCGAGCACTTTCTGCGGGACTGGTCCACGGCGCACGAGGCCGTCGTCGTCGGGGTCACCTACACGGGAACGGCGGTCCTCGAGATGCTCGTCCCGCCCGACGTCCGGGCGCGGCTCGACTCCGACCTCGCGTCGTTCAGCGCCGGGAGGCTCACGACGGAGACCGTCGGCCCCGAGATCATGGACGTCCCCACGCAGTGA
- a CDS encoding tyrosine-type recombinase/integrase, protein MTHAEAEWVWRELSVEALRTDAKPETVRLAVIVGLSRATGARYGDLLRCTMDSFSADQGSVVVTHGKHRTARVHPLDPDVGLVLRRWFVVRQELCAELEGSVPRALLLTVHHTHDNGVTVIAGLPITKQGLVLSWRRFVHRTNARHAGFRDPLPTRFEQLRRAWWAHLHPSESGDVPDEPGTDDESDASERLA, encoded by the coding sequence GTGACGCACGCCGAAGCCGAGTGGGTGTGGCGCGAGCTCTCTGTCGAAGCACTGAGAACAGACGCAAAACCCGAGACCGTGCGGCTCGCTGTCATCGTCGGGCTCTCGCGTGCGACCGGTGCACGGTACGGCGACCTCCTGCGCTGCACCATGGACTCGTTCTCGGCGGACCAGGGGAGCGTGGTGGTCACGCACGGCAAGCACCGCACAGCGCGGGTGCACCCGCTGGACCCTGACGTGGGTCTCGTCTTGCGGCGCTGGTTCGTCGTCCGTCAGGAGCTCTGTGCCGAGCTGGAGGGTTCGGTGCCCAGAGCCCTCTTGCTCACCGTCCACCACACCCACGACAACGGCGTGACCGTCATCGCCGGCCTGCCGATCACCAAGCAGGGGCTCGTGCTGTCGTGGCGACGGTTCGTCCACCGGACGAACGCACGCCATGCAGGCTTCAGGGACCCGTTGCCCACCCGGTTCGAGCAGCTCCGACGCGCCTGGTGGGCGCACCTCCACCCCAGCGAGTCCGGGGACGTGCCGGACGAGCCCGGTACCGACGACGAGAGCGACGCGTCCGAGCGCCTGGCCTAG